The following is a genomic window from bacterium BMS3Abin08.
CCGAGAAACCCGAAGATCTCACCCTCAAATACATCGAAACTCACATTATCCACAGCGGTAATCCGCCCGTATTGTCTGGTTATGCCGGTGACCTCAACCGCCTTGTTTCCCTGAACCACCTTGTATCCTTTCAGGTATCTCTACCTCAACCGTCATCCCGGGCTTCAACAACCCGCCAGGGTCTTCCAAAGCAACCTTGACCCTGAATGTCTTTATATCCTGCCTCCCCCGGCTAACGTCCCTCTGTGTTGCAAAACCGGCATATCTTCCTATCTCTGAAATCTTTCCCTTAAATACCCTGCCGGGGATGTCTTCCGTCATGACCGCTGCAGGGCCGTTGAGTTTAATATCCCCGATCCTGGTCTCTTCCAGATCGATCCTGGCATAGAGATTTTTCAGGTTAACTATTGTCAAAACCGCCGTCCCCGGACTTACTGTCTCGCCTTTTTCCAGCGCCCTGAAGACGACTGTTCCGGATAAGGGGCTTTTTATAGTTGCGTAAGAGAGCCTGGCCAGGTTATATGCCAGATTTGCTTCAGACTGCCTGACGGCTGCCCACGCAGCGTTAAGACGGCTTTCGGCAGTGTTTAACTGCGCTTCAGCAGCGTTCTTCCGTGAATATGATGCTGCAAGCCTTGCCTTCGAAGATTTGTAGTTTGCAACATTCGTCTTATAGGCGGTCACAGCCGCATCCAGAGATTCTTTTGAAATAAATTCCCTTATATAGAGAGCACTTGCCCTGTCCATCTGTCTTTTTGCCTCTTCCATACGGGCCGAGGCTCCTTTCATGTCGGCTTCGGCGCTTTTAATATCCGCAACTGCGCTTGCAATATCAGCCCTTGAACTTTTGATCGCAGACCGTAATACCATGGCATCGGCTTTTGCCTTCTCAACGCCCGCTTTTGCCTGCTCCACTAATGACCTGAGGTCATTATTTACGAGCCTGAGGACAACGTCTCCCTGCCTTACCGCGTCACCTTCACTGCAGCATATGTACGAAATTGTGCCCGGCAACTCTGTTGAAATGTTGGTCTCAACACCCTCAATGATTCCGGATGTGGTTATGTATCCGGGGCTCTCCCCCCCTTTTGAAAAGAAAAGTACCAGGAGGGCGGCCGCTGCAATAACGATAATGGCAAAAAAAACCGTCCGTCTCTTCATTTATCAATCCCCTGTGATATTATTGCCGGTCATATCTCCATATCCGGCTTCTATTATAATAGGATTCCATATCTTCGGCAAATTGCAGCAAAGCCGGCAATCCCCGGATCACTTATCTCCCCCCATAGCTTTTACAAGACTTGCCTCTGCAACCCTGTAATCATAAAGCGCTTCGATATAGGATGTCTTTGCATTGGTCAATGCTACCTCTGCATCCGTAACCTCTATCGGATTGCCCACGCCCGCTCTGTACCTCCCATTTGCGATATCGAGGTTTTCTTTCGCCTGTTTTACAGTGAGTTCGGCAACGGGAATCCTCTCCTCCGCCTCTTTGAGATCCAGATATGACTTCTGCACCTCAAGGAATATGCCCTGCTTCAGTGATTCCTCGTTTGCCTCTAAAACCCGGAGGTTCCGCCTTGATTCCTCTACCTGATATTTTGTCGAAAATCCGCTGAATACCGGGAATGAAAGGGTTACCCCCGCGCTCCAGCCGTGCTCAAGGGGAAATCTCTCTCCAGACCAGCTGTAATCCGCATTCCCGGACAGGACGGGGTAATAATCTTTTTTTGCAAGTCCAACGGATTCCTCCGATGCCTTTTTCCTGTAACTGATCGACCGGAGGTCGGGTCTCTGTTTGTAAGCCCTCTGCAATGCCTCTTTAAAGTTTATGTCATATTTCCGGAACACAAGATTATCCTCGATGGTATATTCGGGCGCTTCGGGAATACCCATTGCATTATTCAGATCCGCCTTTGCCGTTCTGAGGGCATTTTCCGAGATAAGCAGCTTCAGTTTTGAATTGCCCAGGTCTACCTCTGCCTTTGTCACGTCATATTTAGGCCTTGTGCCGACTGCATAAAAACCCTTTGCCTGTTCGAGGTGCTGCTGGAATTGCTTGACGGTTTCTGCAGCAACATCACTGTTTCGCCTTGCCTTTAATACACCGTAGTAAGCCTGCCTTACATTGAAGATTATCTGTTCGGAGGTATTTTTCAGGTCGTAACGGGAAGAATTCAGATTCAGTCTCCGGATGTCTACCTGCGTCGCTGTCTTACCGAAATCGTAGATATTCTGCTTTAGTGTGACGCTGCCCGTATATTCGTCAAAGGACTGTTTTGTAGTTCCTGAAGCGGGAGAATACCTGCTATAGCCCGATGACACACCAATTTCAGGATAATAGTTTGCCTTTGCCCGGCCTATCCTGCTCTGATTTATACCTACCGTATTCACGGCTGCAATCATATCCGGATGATTTTTAAGCGCTATTTCCGTACACTGTTCCAGACTAAGGATCTGGCCCTTTTTTATAATCTCATCAGCCCCCGCTTTAGAGGGAATAATAAACACTGTTAACAGCAGAATAAAAACGAACCGTTGCATATTGGCCTCCCATCTGTTTATTTCGTTGAATATCTTCTGTCTGCAAAAACAAACAAATACCGTGATTGGTAATTTTTTATTTTATGGTTCCGGGTGCAAATATGTCCACAAAGCCGCTTATAGTCTTTTCCACACCTTTTTCTTTCGCTTTCTCCTGATTCTTCAACGATGTGTATCCCCCGTCGGTTACTACATCACCCGGTGTTACCACATAGTCTCACTGTATCCTCTCCAATACCCCTTCAAATAGCTGCGTATCCTCCGGATTGCCGTCCGTTATTTCTACATCAAGTATGATATTGCTCCTGCCCGTCGTCATGTTTACCTTGTGTCCGAATTCCGCTTCCCGCGTGCCTTTGACGATTATGTCGGTATGACCTTCATAGAATCAACCTCCTATGCCGTTTGATACCCGAATTGGAGGGAAACTCCCCGTATATTAAGAAAAAATTTATCTGTCCGGAATAAGTTTCAGAATAAAATCTTCCCCCTTGTCACCCTTCCCAAAGGGATATTGAGAAGTGTTTTTTGCAATATTACGATCAGGATTACCTAAATTTGAATCCGGGATGTTATAATACGGCGTTATTCAGATGCCTGCAGATACCGGGGAGATCCAGGTAGTCCTGACTGATCCCTTGTTTTGACATAATCAACCGGGAAAATTGTGCTCATACGAGCCCTTTATACTATGCTGATTAATGAGGTCCTGAAATGTTAAAGAAGCTGCAGTGGCTTAAGCTTGGTCTGACGCTGAAGGGAAAGATAATAATTGCGGTACTGCTTCTCGTTATCGCTGTAGGTGCCGGTATTGTTGCATTTAAGTTTTATGACTTTACCCAGAATAATCCAAAATTCTGCGTAAGCTGCCATTTGATGAAGCCGGCATATACTGCATGGTCAAAAAGCAAGCACAAAGGGATAAACTGCCATGAATGCCATCATATGGGTATCCCTGAGCAGAACAGACTACTTATAACCTTTATCCTGCACCGTCCCAAATCCGTACCACCACTGCATGGCAAGATAATAGTGCCCTGGAAATTCTGTTTTAAATGTCATTGGGAGAAGAACAAGAAGTATCCTGAAGCCAAAAAGATAAACTCTTCAAGGATGCACGCAAGGCATTATTTTATGGAAAGGATAGAGTGTTCCAAATGTCATGGGTATATACTGCATGAATTTTTGCCCGGTGCAAGATTCTGTCTCAGGTGTCATAAGGGCAAAGAGGTTCACGGCATGAAAGGGCTTGCATGTCTTAACTGTCATACGGACCGCACCGTAGATCTGAGGCCGGGGAGGGGAAAGTGTCTCTTCTGTCACGGTGGTGAACGAACAAGAAAAGAATTGATTGCAGGTGGCACGTTGGATGTCGAGTTCTTTAGACCAAACAAGGAGACGATCAACAAGGCGCCAAAGATTAACGTGCCCAAGGGTGCGCCTATGCAGTTTTACTGTTATGAATGTCATAAACCCCACGCAAAGCTCTTGCCTGGTTTCGATAAATGCCTATCCTGCCACAGAGATATTTTAAATGTGGGTAAACACCAGCTCCATATAGAGACTGTAGGGCTTGAATGTACCTGGTGTCACAAGCCGCATTCGTGGAAGGTGACGAAAGAGGCGGCAAAATCGGTTTGTACGACTTGCCACGCATATAGAGAACCTCTATCGTTTATAAGATAAGGTGATGTCCTTGGAGAAGTCTATAACCTGCCACCTCTGAATTACAATCAGTGGTGGTGTTTCGCGGTTCCGGCAGCAGTCCCTTAACGCCTGAAATCCCTCCTTATTAACCCCCATAGTCGGGAACTTCGGGTGAATTTTGTCAGGAATTCAA
Proteins encoded in this region:
- a CDS encoding hypothetical protein (NapC/NirT cytochrome c family, N-terminal region), whose amino-acid sequence is MLKKLQWLKLGLTLKGKIIIAVLLLVIAVGAGIVAFKFYDFTQNNPKFCVSCHLMKPAYTAWSKSKHKGINCHECHHMGIPEQNRLLITFILHRPKSVPPLHGKIIVPWKFCFKCHWEKNKKYPEAKKINSSRMHARHYFMERIECSKCHGYILHEFLPGARFCLRCHKGKEVHGMKGLACLNCHTDRTVDLRPGRGKCLFCHGGERTRKELIAGGTLDVEFFRPNKETINKAPKINVPKGAPMQFYCYECHKPHAKLLPGFDKCLSCHRDILNVGKHQLHIETVGLECTWCHKPHSWKVTKEAAKSVCTTCHAYREPLSFIR
- the emrK gene encoding putative multidrug resistance protein EmrK; translated protein: MKRRTVFFAIIVIAAAALLVLFFSKGGESPGYITTSGIIEGVETNISTELPGTISYICCSEGDAVRQGDVVLRLVNNDLRSLVEQAKAGVEKAKADAMVLRSAIKSSRADIASAVADIKSAEADMKGASARMEEAKRQMDRASALYIREFISKESLDAAVTAYKTNVANYKSSKARLAASYSRKNAAEAQLNTAESRLNAAWAAVRQSEANLAYNLARLSYATIKSPLSGTVVFRALEKGETVSPGTAVLTIVNLKNLYARIDLEETRIGDIKLNGPAAVMTEDIPGRVFKGKISEIGRYAGFATQRDVSRGRQDIKTFRVKVALEDPGGLLKPGMTVEVEIPERIQGGSGKQGG
- the oprM gene encoding outer membrane protein OprM precursor; the encoded protein is MQRFVFILLLTVFIIPSKAGADEIIKKGQILSLEQCTEIALKNHPDMIAAVNTVGINQSRIGRAKANYYPEIGVSSGYSRYSPASGTTKQSFDEYTGSVTLKQNIYDFGKTATQVDIRRLNLNSSRYDLKNTSEQIIFNVRQAYYGVLKARRNSDVAAETVKQFQQHLEQAKGFYAVGTRPKYDVTKAEVDLGNSKLKLLISENALRTAKADLNNAMGIPEAPEYTIEDNLVFRKYDINFKEALQRAYKQRPDLRSISYRKKASEESVGLAKKDYYPVLSGNADYSWSGERFPLEHGWSAGVTLSFPVFSGFSTKYQVEESRRNLRVLEANEESLKQGIFLEVQKSYLDLKEAEERIPVAELTVKQAKENLDIANGRYRAGVGNPIEVTDAEVALTNAKTSYIEALYDYRVAEASLVKAMGGDK